ACCCTTCTAGTACACCTTTAATCACATAGAAATCAACGACTTTCTTTTCACCTTGCCAGCCGTGAGCATGCCATAGACCCGTGATTGCACCAGCTACGCGCTCCTGCTCATCCGGTAATTCCCCTTCACCTTGAGATAAGAACACTGAGCCTGTTTCGTATAGCGCAATAGAATCCGATTGACGAGCATTATTGTGCTTCACTGCTTCAAGTAAATGAGGCACTAAGCTTTGACGAAGGATACTGCGATCTTCACTCATCGGCATTGCTAAACCAATCGTACTTGTTGCATTGAGTGCAAACTGAGTAGCTTTTTCAGCGCTCGTTAACGAATAGGTTGTTGTTTGCGCTAGCCCTGCTCCCTCTAAGAAACGGCGAACTTTACGGCGTCCAAGCTGATACTCTGTTAATTTTCCTGGAGTTGCCACTGTTACAGGAAGCGTTGTAGGAAGGTTGTCATAGCCATACATGCGCGCTACTTCCTCCACGATATCTTCTTCAATTGTAATATCGCCTCGACGAGTCGGTACCGTTACAACGATGGTTTCATCTTCGACTTTGCTTTCAAATTGAAGACGGTTCATAATATCTTGTACTTCTTCCATCGATAGTTCTGTACCAAGCACATTGTTAATACGTCCAAGTGACACAGCTACAACAGCAGGTTCCACAGTTAGTGTATCTACTTCTACAGTACCGCTTACCACTTCACCTGAAGCGTATTCAGCCATTAATTCTGCTGCGCGGTCAGCAGCTACACGCGTACGGTTAGGATCAATTCCTTTTTCAAAACGAGCACTTGCCTCACTGCGAAGACCGTGGTCTTTGGAAGCTTGACGAACTGTTAAACCTTTGAAGTAAGCTGATTCAATAAGAACATTTACCGTATCGTCTTTTACTTCAGAGTTTGCTCCCCCCATTACACCTGCAAGAGCTACCGGTTCACTGCCGTTTGTAATAACAAGCTGATTGCCTTTTAATACGCGCTCTTGATCGTCAAGCGTTACAAACTTCTCGCCTTCTGACGCGTGACGTACAACAATTTCTTTTGAACCAAGACGATCATAGTCAAAAGCATGCAGCGGCTGGCCGTATTCAAGCAAAATATAGTTGGTAATATCAACAACGTTGTTATGAGGTCGAATACCAGCTGCCATTAAACGCGTTTGCATCCATAATGGTGACGGAGCAATTTTTACGTTTTTCACAACGCGCGCTACGTAAAGGGGATTGTCTTCTTTTGCCTCTACTTTAACGGAAATATAATCAGCTGCTTGCTCATCAGACGTTTGCACGTTTACTGACGGATACTTCACTTCACGACGTAAAATAGCAGCCACCTCATGTGCTACACCTAACATACTTAAGCAGTCTGAACGGTTTGGTGTTAGCCCTAGTTCTAATACTTCATCGTTTAAGTTTAATGCATCTAGCGCATCCGCTCCTACTTCAGCATCACTTGGGAAGACGAAGATGCCTTCTTGATAATCTTTTGCCACAAGCTTGCTTTCAATGCCAAGCTCTTGAAGAGAACAAATCATACCGTTCGATTCTTCACCGCGAAGCTTAGCACGCTTGATTTTAAAGTTACCTGGAAGTACAGCTCCCACTTTTGCAACCGCTACTTTTTGACCTTGTGCCACGTTAGGTGCTCCGCACACGATTTGAACGATTTCTCCTCCGCCAAGATCTACTTGACAGCGGCTTAATTTATCCGCATTTGGATGCTGTTCACGTTCTACAACGTGACCAATTACCACTCCGCTGATGCCTTTATTTAAGTTTTCTACACCTTCAACTTCAATTCCACTTTTTGTGATTTTATCAGCTAACTCTTCTGCCGTTACGCCTGATAAGTCAACATACTCTTGTAACCAACGATAAGATACAAACATCGTAGTCCCTCCTTTATACTTGTTTAAATTGATCTAAGAAACGAACATCATTTGTATAGAAATGACGAATATCATCCACGCCGTGTTTTAACATAGCAATACGCTCTACACCGATTCCAAAAGCAAAACCACGATATTTAGTTGAATCGTATCCAGCCATTTCAAGAACATTTGGATGAACCATACCGGCTCCTAAAATTTCAATCCAGCCTGTTTGTTTACATACATTACAGCCTTTACCTCCACATTTTGCACACGATACGTCTACTTCTACAGACGGCTCAGTGAATGGGAAGAAACTTGGACGAAGACGAATTTCACGGTCTGCACCGAACATCTTTTTCACAAATACTTCAAGCGTGCCTTTTAAATCGCTCATACGAATGTTTTCGTCTACTACAAGACCTTCAATTTGCATAAATTGATGTGAGTGCGTAGCATCATCGTCATCGCGGCGGTACACTTTACCTGGGCAAATAATTTTAACAGGTCCTTTGCCTTCATTCTTGTTCATAACACGAGCTTGAACAGTTGATGTATGCGTACGAAGAAGCGTTTCTTCCGTAATATAGAACGTATCTTGCATATCACGTGCTGGGTGACCTTTTGGCAAGTTCAGCGCTTCGAAATTATAGTAGTCCTGCTCTACTTCTGGTCCTTCTGCTACTTCATAGCCCATTCCTAAGAATAAATCTTCTACTTCTTCAACCACGCTTGTGAGCGGGTGATGCGTACCTGCTTTAACCGGGCGTCCCGGCAGCGTTACGTCAATTGTTTCTGAAGCAAGTTTACGCTCTACCTCGGCTGCTTCTAACGCCGTTTGTTTTTCTTCAATTTTAGATGCAATCGCTTCACGTACTTCATTTGCAAGTGCTCCCATTACAGGGCGCTCTTCAGCTGAAAGTTTTCCCATACCGCGAAGTACTTCTGTGATAGGGCCTTTCTTTCCTAAATAAGCTACGCGTACGTCGTTTAATTCTTTTAAAGCACTTGCTGCTTCGACTTTTGCAATTGCTTCTTGTTGAAGTTCTTGTAAACGTTCTTTCATCACTTATTCCTCCTTTTAACGTAAAAAATGACAAATAAAAAAACCTCCTCCCAAAAAAGGGACGAGGATTAGTCGCGTTACCACCCTTGTTAACTATATACACAGACGTATACAGTTCACTTCATTCAAGTTAACGGAATCTCCGGAACACCTTTACATCTATGTAAGATGGTCTAAGTGTCAACTCAAGAGGTGAATTCACTTATTACATTTATAAAAATGCTTTCAGTCATGGCATTTTCTCCCTGCATAAACGGACATAAGCTACTGCTCTCTTTCATCGTTTTTTACATATGTAACTATTGTATTATTATAGTGAAAACACGTTCTCGATGCAACTACATTCCGCGTAAATAATAAAGTAAGATTCCAGAAGCGATGGCAACATTTAACGACTCGCTCTTTCCATAGATGGGAATGTACAGATTTTGATCCGTTTGTTCCAACACTTTCTCGCTTACGCCGTTTCCTTCATTTCCCACAATCAGCGCAAATTCGTTTGAAGGTTTTACGTGTGTGTAGACCTTTCCATTTTGTAACGACGTGCCGTAAACTGCTATTCCTCTTTCTTTTAACAGTGAAATTGTTTCGAGCAAATCGCCTTTTACAATTGGAAGGTGAAAAATAGCTCCTTGCGTTGAACGAACGACTTTTGGGTTGTACACATCCACGCTGCCCTCTCCAATGATAATAGCCCCCACTCCCGCAGCATCAGCGGTTCGGATAATGGTGCCTAGGTTACCTGGATCTTGCACCGCATCTAAAAGCAATACTTTCTGTGCTGTATGAATAATTTCCGCATGCTTTGTTTGAAAACACACGGCAATAATTCCTTGAGGTGTTTCTGTGTCAGATAATAACTTACTAATTGCTTCGTTTACAACGATTATTTCGATACCGTCTATATCCCACTGTGCGGGCACTTCGGTCGATTCGCGTATAATTAGTTCCTTTACGCAATCCTTATTTTTGATAGCCTCTTCGACTAAATGAAAGCCTTCTACCATAAAAAGGCCCTGCTTATCACGGTCTTTTTTATTATGCAGTTTTTTCCACGCTTTTACCTGCGGATTTTTAACTGAATCAATTTGTTTCACAAACATAACTCCTTTATCTATACAAAAATAAATAGTTCGATTACATTTTGTTCAATAATCATTAGATAAGTTTCACTTTATTGTACATAGAAATCGCAAAGAAAACAAAAACTATTGGTAACTTTACGATAGCTGAGGTGAAAATGATGGATCTTAATTTACGAAATGCTGTTATTGCAAACGTTTCAGGAAACTCAAAAGAAGAGCTTGAGGCTACAATTTCTGACGCTATTCAAAGCGGTGAAGAAAAAATGCTCCCTGGACTTGGTGTTTTATTTGAAGTGCTTTGGGAAAAGTCTCCGGAATCAGAAAAAGAAGAAATTCTGACAACGCTTGAAAACGGTTTAAAATAAATAACCTTTTCCTATGTACAACAAAAAGCTCATTCTCCTAGGAGAATGAGCTTTTTTTAATTATACGTAATGGCGTTAACCGTATCTCGGTCTAAGCGCTTAATGACTTCCGCAATTAATTTAACTGCGTTTTCATAATCATCACGATGAAGCATTGCTGCATGAGAATGGATATAACGAGTTGCAATTGTAATCGAAAGTGCTGGCACCCCGTTAGCTGAAATATGGATAGAACCCGAGTCCGTACCGCCTCCAGCAATTGCATCAAATTGATACGGAATATTTAATTCATCTGCCACATCTACCACTGTATCTCGAAGTCCTTTATGAGAGACCATGGAAGCATCATATAAAATGATTTGCGGACCCTGCCCCATTTTAGAAGAGGCTTCTTTATCAGAAACACCAGGTGTATCTCCAGCGATACCGACATCAACAGCAAATGCAATATCCGGTTCAATAAAGTTAGCAGATGTTTTTGCACCTCGGAGTCCAACTTCTTCTTGCACCGTTCCTACACCATACACAACATTTTCATGTTTTTCATTTTTTAAAGCTTTTAATACATCGATAGCGATTGCACAACCAATACGGTTATCCCAGGCTTTCGCTAGCAGCATCTTTTCATTGTTCATAACCGTAAATTCGAAATAAGGTACAACCTGATCACCAGGTTTTACTCCCCACTCCGCTACTTCTTCTCTGCTAGAAGCACCAATATCGATGAACATATCTTTAATGTCAACTGGCTTTTTGCGAACTTCTGGAGGCAAGATATGAGGTGGCTTTGAGCCAATAATCCCCGTTACCTCTCCTTTAGATGTCACGATGGTTACGCGTTGAGCAAGCATAACTTGAGACCACCATCCGCCTACCGTTTGAAAACGAATAAAGCCGCGTTCATCAATTTGAGTCACCATAAAACCAACTTCATCCAAGTGACCGGCTACCATAATTTTAGGCCCTTGTTCGTTGCCTACTTTTTTTGCAATCAAACTGCCTAGCCCATCCGTCGTTACTTCATCTGCATAAGGTGCAATATATTTCTTCATAACCTCACGCGGTTCACGCTCATTTCCAGGAATTCCTTTTGCATCTGTTAGTGCTTTAAGCATCGTCAATGTTTCATCTAACTTTGTCATATGGATTACCCCTTTCATATGTATACCTCTATTATAGCTAAAAAGAGGTTGAAGTAAAATTTCCCATCCCTTTATTTCTAGTATCCTTGTTCTTGGCGTTTAAAATTCACTTCATTTTTTGACATGTACGCCTCTTCAATATGTTCAGCAGAAAAACCAAACATATCGCCAAGCTTCATGTAAGATGCAAACATGTTCACATAGTTTTCTTTTGACAGGTCCTGCTCGAAAGCAGAAACTTGTGCAAATAACTGTAAAAATTGTGTTGTTTTTGAATCAGCTGCTTTTACTTTTGGCAGCTCAGTTAAATCATCGTATCCTTTTTCAATACCTAAAGAAAGAATGAAATGTACGCCGTCCACAAATTCTTCTAAAATAACAGCATCTTCAGCCGGAGGTTTAACGCTCCAAAATTTGAAGCAGCGCGTTTCGTTTGCCAGCTCTCCCATTTCAACAAGCAGAGCTAAAAGTTTTCTTGGAACCAAGTCTTCCTTATGAAGCTGATGCTTGTCCTCTATATGCTGATCCAGCTGGCGCTGCATGGTAAATAGCTGTTGTAAATTCAATGTAATCACTCCTGTAATTATGTATATCTTCTTCTTTTTAAACCAATAAAGAAATTATATCAAAAATCGTGAAACTTTTTAGAGACTGAAACGTAAAGTAAGAAAACTGTGCCTTGTAAAGGAGGGAGCGTTATGTTTGTTATTGTTATCGTTCGCGTGTTCATTTTCGCGCTTGTTGCTTACACACTATTAAAGCTGGTTCAGCATTTTCGCAGTCCAAAGCGGAAGCTTGTAGCAGCTCAGGAACATCAGCAATTTTTTGTCGTTGACGAAAAAACGAATATCCGCAAAAATTTTCTACTAACGTATAAAGGTATTTTATTTGAAGGAGAAAAATACAGCAATCCCAATGAACCAGAGTCTTTGTCGATTACAATGGTGTTAACAGATCCATCTCGATTGCATGAACTGCAAAAACAAGATTTCAAGCTGCTGGAAAATCACGTACACAACATGTATCCAAATGCTCCTATTCGCTGGAAAAGCCCCGTTCGAGAATTTTTACACTGAGCACAAAATCATTTGTGCTCAGCTGATAACAAAAAAGAAAAGTAAATCAAGAGCGGCAAGAATAGGAAAACCTACTGTAAACGATGTGTGCTTCGTTTTATGACGATAGCAATACATACCAATCAGTCCTCCAATGGCTCCTCCGATAGCAGCTACCGTCCACAGTGTGCTTTCGGCAATTCTCCACTCATGTCTTTTCGCTTTTTGTTTATCTCTATACATCATTCCTATCCCTATTATATTAATAACAATAAAATAGGTAAGCAGCAGTTCATTCATGATATGTCCTCCGATAGCAAAAAAGCCTCATCATCTAAAGATGACGAGACTTTATATTCATTACTTATCTAAGCCTTTTTTAGCAGCAGTTGCTAATTCAGCAAATGCTTTTTCATCAGCTACAGCTAAGTCAGCAAGCATTTTGCGGTTAACTTCAATACCTGCTAATTTTAAACCGTGCATTAAACGGCTGTAAGAAAGACCGTTCATACGAGCAGCTGCATTAATACGTGTGATCCATAATTTACGGAAGTCACGTTTTTTCTGACGACGGTCACGATAAGCATACATGTGAGATTTCATAACTTGCTGATTAGCAACTTTATATAATCTATGCTTCGAACCGAAGAAACCTTTAGCTAATTTTAAAACTTTTTTACGACGTTTGCGTGTTACTGTACCGCCTTTTACGCGTGGCATAATTGTTTACCTCCTGTATTGTTTCTATCTCAACCCAAATTACTTAATGTTATCTAATAAGTGACGGATACGTTTGAAGTCACCTTTGCTTACTAAAGAACCTTTACGTAATTTACGCTTTTGTTTTGTAGATTTGTTAGCGAATAAATGGCTTGTGTAAGCACGAGCACGTTTTAATTTACCGCTTCCAGTCTTTTTGAAACGCTTTGCAGCGCCACGATGTGTTTTCATTTTTGGCATGGGGTGTTCCTCCTCGTTCTATTACTTTTCGTTTTTAGGTGCCAAGACTAAGAACATGCTGCGGCCTTCCATTTTAGGAGCCGATTCAACTGAACTTACATCTTCGCAAGCTTGTGAAAAACGTTCAAGTACTTTTTGGCCAATCCCTTTATGAGTAATGGCACGACCTTTAAAGCGAATAGACGCTTTCACTTTGTCACCTTTTTCAAGGAACTTGCGTGCGTTACGAAGTTTAGTGTTAAAATCATGTTCATCAATTGTTGGACTTAAACGAACTTCTTTTAAGTTTACAACTTTTTGGTTTTTACGAGCTTCTCTTTCTTTACGTTGTTGCTCATAGCGGAATTTACCGTAGTCCATAATACGACATACCGGCGGTTTCGCATTTGCAGCAACCATTACTAAGTCAAGATTTACTCGTGAAGCAATTTCTAATGCTTCATTTTTTGATTTAATTCCTAATTGTTCACCATTTTGATCAATTAGACGAACTTCGCGAGCTCGAATGCCCTCGTTTACCATCATGTCCTTGCTAATAAGTAGCCACCTCCAAGGTTTAATGAGCGAATACGCTTGCTTAGACCGATTATTAACTCACACAAAAAAGTGTGAGTACATACTGCACCCACACTTCTATCGTTTTAATTAAGATACGATGTACCTGCTAACTGCTTTATGCGTCACTCAGGTGAGAAGCGGGTGCTTCTTCTTCTGTATAAACAAGTATTCAATTACTTAAGCTATTATAGTATCAACAAAGACAAAAGTCAATGATTTCGTTCTTTTTTCACAACAAAAGTTATTGTATCAAAGGAAAACCATTTATGCAACAGTTTTTTATAAATGTTAGATAAAAAAGCAGAGAATTTCAATTCTCTGCTTTTTTCATTAACGAGATGCTTCTGCTTTTACATTTTGTAAAAAGGCTTGGAAATCCACTGTTTCTGAATTCTGCTCACCATATTTACGTACGTTTACTGCTTTATCTTCTACTTCTTTATCCCCTACAACAAGCATGTAAGGAATTTTTTGCATTTGAGCCTCACGGATTTTATAGCCAATTTTCTCATCGCGAGAATCAAGTTCCACACGAATACCCGCAAGCTGAAGCTGTTCTTGCACTTCTTTTGCATACTCAAGGTGAACCGTAGGTGATACCGGAATCACTTGAACTTGTACAGGTGCTAACCACGTTGGGAAAGCTCCTTTGTATTCTTCGATTAAGAAAGCTACAAAACGTTCCATTGTTGACACCACGCCGCGGTGAATAACAACAGGTCGATGCTGTTTTCCGTCTTCCCCTACATACGTTAAATCAAAGCGTTCAGGAAGTAAGAAATCCAATTGAACCGTAGATAGCGTCTCTTCTTTACCAAGAGCTGTTTTAACTTGAACATCTAGTTTTGGACCGTAGAATGCCGCTTCGCCTTCAGCTTCATAATAATCGAGGTCAAGCTCATCCATTGCATCTTTTAACATGCTTTGTGCTTTTTCCCACATTGCATCATCATCGAAGTATTTTTCTGTATCTTCAGGATCACGATAAGATAGACGGAATGAATAATTTTCAAATCCAAAATCTTTATAAACCGCTTCAACTAAGCGAACCACACGAATAAATTCTTCTTTGATTTGATCCGGACGTACAAAGATATGTGCATCATTTAACGTCATGCCTCGAACGCGCTGAAGTCCTGATAATGCTCCTGACATTTCGTAGCGGTGCATTGTTCCAAGTTCAGCAATACGGATTGGAAGCTCACGATAGCTGTGAATACCTTGTTTGTACACCATCATGTGATGAGGACAGTTCATTGGACGAAGAACCAGGTCTTCGTTATCCATTTCCATTGCAGGGAACATGTCATCTTGATAGTGCTCCCAGTGACCAGACGTTTTGTAAAGTTCTACACTTCCAAGCACCGGCGTGTAAACGTGCTGATAACCAAGGCTTACTTCTTTATCTACGATATAACGCTCGATAATACGGCGGATCGTCGCACCTTTTGGAAGCCATAAAGGAAGACCTTGTCCTACTTTTTGAGAATTTGTAAATAAGTTTAACTCTTTACCAAGTTTACGGTGGTCACGTTCTTTTGCTTCTTCAAGAAGACGAAGATGCTCGTCTAAATCTGCTTTTGTAAAGAATGCTGTACCGTAAATACGCTGCAGCATTTGATTGTCGCTGTCTCCGCGCCAATAAGCACCTGCTACGCTTAATAGTTTAAACTCTTTAATTTTGCCTGTTGACGGCACGTGCACACCTCGGCAAAGATCAAAGAATTCGCCTTGTTGGTAAATCGTCACCTTTTCACCTGCTGGAATCGCATCAATCAATTCAAGCTTTAGTTCATCGCCAACTTCTTTAAAAAGTTGAATGGCTTCTTCACGAGAAACTTCTTTTCGTTCAATTTCAATATTTGAATTAACGATTTTTTTCATTTCTTTTTCAATTCTACCTAAATCTTCAGGAGTAATTGATTCTTCCATATCGATGTCATAGTAAAACCCATTTTCGATAACCGGGCCTACACCTAGCTGTACTTTTACATCTTTGTATAAACGTTTGATTGCTTGAGCCATTAAATGCGCTGTACTATGGCGCATAATTTCAAGCGCTTCAGGAGCATCTTGCGTAATGATTTCAAGACTGCCATCTTGTTCGATTGGCGTACGTAAATCCAGCAGCTCGCCGTTTACTTTGCCTGCTAATGCTTTTTTCTTTAATCCCGGGCTAATAGAAGCCGCAATATCTTCTGTTGATGATCCTTTTGGATACTCTTTAACAGCTCCATCAGGAAATGTCATTTTGATTACTTCTGACACAACTTTCCACTCCTTTAACATAACTAATAAACTTTTTGTAAAAACAAAAAACTCGTCCCTTATAAAAAGGGACGAGTTGTGTATACACGCGGTACCACCCTTGTTTCCTCTTCGTATCTTGGATAACCCAAAGAACCCGAAGCGGCTCGAGGTTTTATAACGGAAATTCCGTCAGTAATTACTAGAGGCTCTGCTCGTTTACTACTGAAGTTTAGAGGTGGTAAGGATATATTCCGTGTTAGGAGATTTTCAGCCTGGATCTCCCTCTCTACAAACCGTAAATATACACTCATGTCCTCATCATAACTTGTAACATATAGCTGTTTTTCAATATGCATTTATTATATTCATTTTCAAAATAGAAATCAACCTTTCACGTTATATTTTGCTTTTGATCAAACGGAAATTCATTTTTTTCGTATAACATCACTTTTTCTTGAAAGATATTTTGAATGGTGTAAACAAAATCATGGTCATGCTCGTCGCTATACAGATGAATACCAGCTGGAGATAAACTTAGCAAAGGCGCGATAATAGTCGAGTCTATGTATAATGATTCTTGTTTAGATAAAAAGGCCTCTGCTAGAGCTGCACATTCACGTTCAGGAACATATCTACGGTTGTGGTCGTACAATACAAACTTGTTTTTATTCAAGTGCATCACGTACACATCACCGGTAGATGACTGTCTTTCGTTAGCCGCTTGACGCAGCTGATGAATAAGAATTTGATAGTCTTGTTCAAGCTTATATTCATCAATCGCCAGCTCAGCATAATAGCGCAGCCGATCTTGATATTCTTTTAAACGGAATTGGAGAAAAGACTCAAAGGTGAATGTTACATTATGAATGAAGAAGTCTTGAAGCGCCTGGCGGATAAGCAATTCTCTTGGAAGAGAAAATATTTTTTGCGGAATTTCGTCTCTCTCTCCTTCCATAATCCCCCCCATAATTTGAAGCAGCAAATCTTGCTCTTCCTCTTCCGAATAAAAAAATTGTTCTTTTAATATGTTTACCATCATCTTTTTTTCTTTCTTTTTTAAAATCACGTGCGTTAATACAGGTATCACCATGTCTTGTAAAATGGCCTCTCGATTGTATGTCTCATCAATAACTAAAAGCTGATTATTCACCAGCTTCAAGCACTGTGAACCATATGATAAAGCGCTTTGCTTCGCGCATAAAGACTCATATACAACGACTGCGTCTTCTACATATTTAAAGAATATTTTCATTCCTCATAGCCCCCCTTTGGACACGCTTTATTAATGTATATGGGGCAACATGCAAAAAAATGAGCAAGTCGTTACAAGAAATGTAAAACGACCTGCTCATCTATTTCGTTTATTCTCTCCATTCATTTCAACAGGAATGGCTAGAGACTTAATTCGTTCCATGACACGAGCGGCTTTGAGCTCTTCCTGCTCGCCTCTTTGGGTATAAGTCAAATGATGTTGAAGCTCTTTAAAATTTAAATTCGAGCTGAAAAATGTCGGCAAATTTTCGAGCATGCGGAATTGTAAAATGGTTCCGAGCACATCGTCTCGCATCCAGCTCGTTACGGATTCTGCTCCGAGATCATCAAGCATAAGAACCGGTACTTTTTTGACATACTCTATTTTCTCATTAAAGCTTTGATCTTGAAACGAACCTTTTAACTCACGCAAAAACTCCGGAACATACAGAATGGTAGATTTCACTTTCTTTTCGGCTAACGCATTGGCAATTGCTCCAAGAAAATACGTTTTTCCCACACCAAACGAACCGTGTAAATATAAAGCTTTCATTTTCTTGTTTGGCTCATATTCTCGCACAAAATCTCTTACTAGTTTAATCGCTTCAAATCTTCCCTGCTCAATTTCAATATCAGACATTGTTGCCTGTAAAATTTCTTTCGGCACGTACATACACTGAATAAAAGATTCTTGTTCTTTTCGCTCATCTTCTTGTACTTTTCTAGGACAGCGTTCATATTGCAAATCAATATTACGGCCTTTTACAACCAGCTGAGGGTGGTATCCTTTCACCATGTTGACACAGCTTTGCAGAGAAGGACACTTGTCACAGCATTTGCTTTGGTCGATAAATTCATGCATCTTCATCAGGCCTCGGTCGACCATTTGCTCATCTAACTCACGGCGATGCTCTTGCAAAAATGTTTTAACTTCAGGATTAGACAGGATACTGTTTCTTAATGCTTCTAAGCGTGCTTTAAAATCTTTTTTGTTCACTAACTGATTTAGTGAATCATTGATAGGCTTCATCTTTTTCACCTCATCTCTATCATACCTGCTTTTTATTCTTTATGCTTTTGTTTTAGCTCTTGATCTAACTGCTTGAGCTCTTCTTGTAGCTTTCGTTTTTCTTCTTCAAATCCGTCCACTTCTTTTGAAGGCTGCTTTTTCTCTTCTTTTTCTTCATCGCTCAGCCACTCTGGCACCATTTCTTTACGCACAATTTTTCGTCCGGTCGTTTTTTTATTTTGCTTTGCTTCGGTCCAGTTTTGATATTCTTTCTGTTCATTTTTAGCTAAATTCATGGCATCTTGAACAGTTTGTACCTTTTTGCGCGCC
The genomic region above belongs to Priestia megaterium and contains:
- the pheT gene encoding phenylalanine--tRNA ligase subunit beta, which encodes MFVSYRWLQEYVDLSGVTAEELADKITKSGIEVEGVENLNKGISGVVIGHVVEREQHPNADKLSRCQVDLGGGEIVQIVCGAPNVAQGQKVAVAKVGAVLPGNFKIKRAKLRGEESNGMICSLQELGIESKLVAKDYQEGIFVFPSDAEVGADALDALNLNDEVLELGLTPNRSDCLSMLGVAHEVAAILRREVKYPSVNVQTSDEQAADYISVKVEAKEDNPLYVARVVKNVKIAPSPLWMQTRLMAAGIRPHNNVVDITNYILLEYGQPLHAFDYDRLGSKEIVVRHASEGEKFVTLDDQERVLKGNQLVITNGSEPVALAGVMGGANSEVKDDTVNVLIESAYFKGLTVRQASKDHGLRSEASARFEKGIDPNRTRVAADRAAELMAEYASGEVVSGTVEVDTLTVEPAVVAVSLGRINNVLGTELSMEEVQDIMNRLQFESKVEDETIVVTVPTRRGDITIEEDIVEEVARMYGYDNLPTTLPVTVATPGKLTEYQLGRRKVRRFLEGAGLAQTTTYSLTSAEKATQFALNATSTIGLAMPMSEDRSILRQSLVPHLLEAVKHNNARQSDSIALYETGSVFLSQGEGELPDEQERVAGAITGLWHAHGWQGEKKVVDFYVIKGVLEGLFAQLGLEKRISYAPVKKDGMHPGRTAAVWLDEKEIGYVGQVHPVAQKQYGLRETYVFELHLQELLAADVEEVRYSAIPRFPSITRDIALVVDKNVLAGEVQRVIYTTGGELLKDVTVFDLYEGERMEEGKKSVAFSLRYLDPERTLTDEEVAKAHGAVLEAVEKEFGATLRS
- the pheS gene encoding phenylalanine--tRNA ligase subunit alpha, with translation MKERLQELQQEAIAKVEAASALKELNDVRVAYLGKKGPITEVLRGMGKLSAEERPVMGALANEVREAIASKIEEKQTALEAAEVERKLASETIDVTLPGRPVKAGTHHPLTSVVEEVEDLFLGMGYEVAEGPEVEQDYYNFEALNLPKGHPARDMQDTFYITEETLLRTHTSTVQARVMNKNEGKGPVKIICPGKVYRRDDDDATHSHQFMQIEGLVVDENIRMSDLKGTLEVFVKKMFGADREIRLRPSFFPFTEPSVEVDVSCAKCGGKGCNVCKQTGWIEILGAGMVHPNVLEMAGYDSTKYRGFAFGIGVERIAMLKHGVDDIRHFYTNDVRFLDQFKQV
- a CDS encoding TrmH family RNA methyltransferase, whose translation is MFVKQIDSVKNPQVKAWKKLHNKKDRDKQGLFMVEGFHLVEEAIKNKDCVKELIIRESTEVPAQWDIDGIEIIVVNEAISKLLSDTETPQGIIAVCFQTKHAEIIHTAQKVLLLDAVQDPGNLGTIIRTADAAGVGAIIIGEGSVDVYNPKVVRSTQGAIFHLPIVKGDLLETISLLKERGIAVYGTSLQNGKVYTHVKPSNEFALIVGNEGNGVSEKVLEQTDQNLYIPIYGKSESLNVAIASGILLYYLRGM
- the sspI gene encoding small acid-soluble spore protein SspI yields the protein MDLNLRNAVIANVSGNSKEELEATISDAIQSGEEKMLPGLGVLFEVLWEKSPESEKEEILTTLENGLK
- a CDS encoding M42 family metallopeptidase, whose translation is MTKLDETLTMLKALTDAKGIPGNEREPREVMKKYIAPYADEVTTDGLGSLIAKKVGNEQGPKIMVAGHLDEVGFMVTQIDERGFIRFQTVGGWWSQVMLAQRVTIVTSKGEVTGIIGSKPPHILPPEVRKKPVDIKDMFIDIGASSREEVAEWGVKPGDQVVPYFEFTVMNNEKMLLAKAWDNRIGCAIAIDVLKALKNEKHENVVYGVGTVQEEVGLRGAKTSANFIEPDIAFAVDVGIAGDTPGVSDKEASSKMGQGPQIILYDASMVSHKGLRDTVVDVADELNIPYQFDAIAGGGTDSGSIHISANGVPALSITIATRYIHSHAAMLHRDDYENAVKLIAEVIKRLDRDTVNAITYN
- a CDS encoding dUTP diphosphatase; translated protein: MNLQQLFTMQRQLDQHIEDKHQLHKEDLVPRKLLALLVEMGELANETRCFKFWSVKPPAEDAVILEEFVDGVHFILSLGIEKGYDDLTELPKVKAADSKTTQFLQLFAQVSAFEQDLSKENYVNMFASYMKLGDMFGFSAEHIEEAYMSKNEVNFKRQEQGY
- a CDS encoding DUF1294 domain-containing protein; protein product: MNELLLTYFIVINIIGIGMMYRDKQKAKRHEWRIAESTLWTVAAIGGAIGGLIGMYCYRHKTKHTSFTVGFPILAALDLLFFFVIS
- the rplT gene encoding 50S ribosomal protein L20 → MPRVKGGTVTRKRRKKVLKLAKGFFGSKHRLYKVANQQVMKSHMYAYRDRRQKKRDFRKLWITRINAAARMNGLSYSRLMHGLKLAGIEVNRKMLADLAVADEKAFAELATAAKKGLDK
- the rpmI gene encoding 50S ribosomal protein L35; the protein is MPKMKTHRGAAKRFKKTGSGKLKRARAYTSHLFANKSTKQKRKLRKGSLVSKGDFKRIRHLLDNIK
- the infC gene encoding translation initiation factor IF-3, with the protein product MMVNEGIRAREVRLIDQNGEQLGIKSKNEALEIASRVNLDLVMVAANAKPPVCRIMDYGKFRYEQQRKEREARKNQKVVNLKEVRLSPTIDEHDFNTKLRNARKFLEKGDKVKASIRFKGRAITHKGIGQKVLERFSQACEDVSSVESAPKMEGRSMFLVLAPKNEK